The following proteins come from a genomic window of Sphingobium cloacae:
- a CDS encoding bifunctional salicylyl-CoA 5-hydroxylase/oxidoreductase encodes MRIVCVGGGPAGLYFALLMKRQHPDHHITVVERNRPFDTFGWGVVFSDATMVSMREWDPQTARTIEDAFNHWDDIELVFKGRKIRTTGHGFVGIGRKKLLNILQERCLELGVELVFEHEVQSDDEFPDADLIIASDGVNSRLRERYSDIFQPDMQMRPNRYIWLGTDKQFEAFTFDFRRTDHGWFQAHIYRFDANTSTFIVETTDEVFKAHGLDAMDQDESIAFCEKLFAETLDGHRLMTNARHLRGSAWLNFGRLICGKWSHFNGRNHVVLMGDTAHTAHFAIGSGTKLAIDDAIELTRQFDIAGHQADKIPQVLDAYEEVRRVDVARIQNAARNAMEWFEVVGERYADQLEPEQFMYSMLTRSQRISHENLRLRDKDWLEGYERWFARRSGVEVTANDAVPPPMFTPYQVRGLTLHNRIMMSPMAMYSAKDGLPDDFHLVHLGSRAMGGAALVFPEMTCVSPDARITPGCLGLWNDEQAAAFQRIVDFVHDETPAKIGVQLGHAGRKGATRLAWEGIDEPLEAGAWPLISASAIPYLKHSAVPRAMTREDMDRVIADFISATERAAAIGFDILELHAAHGYLLSSFLSPLTNLRDDEYGGDHEARARFPLEVFRAVRAAWPEDRPISVRLSTHDWSDGGNTPEDAAIFARMFKEAGADLIDCSSGQVVKEEKPVYGRLFQTPFSDKIRNEIAVPTIAVGAISEADHANSIIAAGRADLCAVARPHLADPAFVIHEAAKVHYQGQQWPKQYLSARYQYESNLARAEAQAFGKPR; translated from the coding sequence ATGCGCATCGTCTGCGTCGGCGGCGGCCCTGCCGGACTCTATTTTGCGTTGTTGATGAAGCGTCAGCATCCCGATCATCACATTACCGTCGTGGAGCGTAACCGCCCTTTCGATACGTTCGGATGGGGCGTGGTATTTTCGGACGCGACGATGGTGTCGATGCGCGAATGGGATCCGCAAACGGCCCGGACCATCGAAGATGCCTTCAATCATTGGGATGACATCGAACTTGTCTTCAAGGGCCGCAAGATCAGAACCACCGGTCACGGCTTTGTCGGAATCGGACGCAAGAAACTGTTGAACATTTTGCAGGAGCGGTGCCTTGAGCTCGGGGTCGAACTGGTGTTCGAGCATGAGGTGCAAAGCGACGATGAATTTCCGGACGCCGACCTGATCATTGCTTCGGACGGCGTCAACTCAAGGCTGCGCGAAAGATATTCGGATATCTTCCAGCCCGATATGCAGATGCGCCCCAATCGCTATATCTGGCTCGGCACCGACAAGCAGTTCGAAGCCTTTACTTTCGACTTCCGCAGGACCGATCATGGCTGGTTCCAGGCGCATATCTACCGTTTCGACGCCAACACGTCGACGTTCATCGTCGAGACCACCGATGAGGTTTTCAAGGCGCATGGGCTGGATGCGATGGATCAGGACGAGTCCATCGCTTTTTGCGAAAAGCTGTTTGCCGAGACTCTGGACGGTCACCGCCTCATGACCAACGCGCGCCACCTTCGCGGCTCGGCATGGCTGAATTTTGGCCGGCTGATCTGCGGGAAGTGGAGCCATTTCAACGGCCGCAACCATGTCGTCCTGATGGGCGACACCGCACATACCGCGCATTTCGCGATCGGTTCGGGAACCAAGCTGGCCATTGACGATGCCATCGAATTGACGCGTCAGTTCGACATAGCCGGCCATCAGGCGGACAAAATCCCCCAGGTGCTCGACGCCTATGAGGAGGTGCGGCGCGTGGACGTGGCCCGCATCCAGAATGCGGCGCGCAATGCCATGGAGTGGTTCGAGGTGGTCGGCGAACGCTATGCCGACCAGTTGGAGCCGGAGCAGTTCATGTATTCCATGCTGACCCGGTCCCAGCGTATCAGCCATGAGAATCTGCGCCTGCGCGACAAGGATTGGCTGGAAGGCTATGAACGGTGGTTCGCGCGCCGGTCAGGAGTCGAGGTGACGGCCAATGACGCCGTGCCGCCTCCCATGTTCACGCCCTATCAGGTGCGTGGATTGACGTTGCATAACCGCATCATGATGTCGCCCATGGCGATGTATTCGGCCAAGGACGGCTTGCCGGACGATTTTCATCTGGTCCATCTCGGTTCGCGCGCGATGGGCGGGGCGGCCCTTGTCTTTCCCGAGATGACCTGCGTGTCGCCGGACGCGCGCATCACGCCGGGGTGCCTGGGTCTCTGGAACGACGAGCAGGCGGCAGCCTTCCAACGCATCGTTGATTTCGTCCATGACGAGACGCCGGCCAAGATCGGCGTGCAATTAGGTCATGCCGGACGAAAGGGCGCGACCAGGCTGGCCTGGGAGGGTATCGACGAGCCGCTGGAGGCCGGGGCGTGGCCGCTCATTTCGGCGTCGGCGATTCCTTATCTGAAGCATTCGGCCGTGCCGCGGGCCATGACGCGCGAGGATATGGATCGAGTCATCGCCGATTTTATCTCCGCGACGGAGCGCGCGGCCGCGATCGGCTTCGATATACTGGAACTGCATGCCGCGCATGGCTATCTCCTGTCCAGCTTCCTGTCGCCGCTCACCAATCTGCGCGACGACGAATATGGCGGTGACCATGAAGCGCGCGCCCGCTTCCCGCTGGAAGTTTTCCGGGCGGTTCGAGCAGCATGGCCGGAAGATCGGCCTATTTCCGTTCGTCTGTCCACCCATGACTGGTCCGACGGCGGCAACACGCCGGAGGATGCGGCCATATTCGCCAGAATGTTCAAGGAGGCGGGAGCGGATTTGATCGACTGCTCGTCCGGGCAGGTGGTGAAGGAAGAAAAGCCGGTCTATGGACGCCTGTTCCAGACCCCGTTTTCCGACAAGATCCGCAATGAGATTGCCGTCCCGACGATCGCCGTCGGTGCGATTTCGGAAGCGGATCACGCCAATTCCATCATAGCCGCCGGTCGGGCCGATCTTTGCGCGGTCGCGCGGCCGCATTTGGCCGATCCGGCGTTCGTCATCCACGAGGCGGCGAAAGTCCATTATCAAGGACAGCAATGGCCAAAACAATATCTTTCCGCACGTTACCAATATGAAAGCAACCTGGCCCGCGCCGAGGCGCAGGCTTTCGGGAAGCCGCGATGA
- a CDS encoding acyl-CoA dehydrogenase family protein, with protein MAPYNHAGQGLSREHLEWPFLAHEHRELAQALDAFVAGNGLGEIDHHDAEAATKGLVARLGAAGFLRHCVPAAYGGAWEEIDSRALCVVRETLAYHDGLADFAFAMQGLGTGAISLSGPQELKVRILPKIASGELISAFALTEPEAGSDVAAMSTAARRDGDDYVLEGEKTFISNGGIADVYTVFARTGEGEGTRGISAFVVYADTPGFVIAERIDTMAPHPLARIRFEGVRVPATQMLGSPGEGFKIAMRTLDIFRPSVAAAALGFARRALDEAVGHARSRRMFGGTLADLPTAQSILGDMATAIDAASLLTMRTAWRRDVQKLPTTREAAMAKLTATENAQWVIDQALQLFGGRGVRVGEIPERLYREIRALRIYEGATEVQKLIIGRELMKAAAR; from the coding sequence GTGGCCCCCTATAACCACGCGGGACAGGGCCTGTCCCGCGAACATCTGGAGTGGCCGTTCCTGGCGCATGAGCATCGGGAACTCGCCCAGGCACTCGATGCATTCGTCGCCGGCAATGGCCTTGGCGAAATCGATCATCATGATGCGGAGGCGGCCACCAAAGGCCTGGTCGCCCGGCTGGGCGCCGCCGGTTTCCTGCGCCATTGCGTGCCCGCAGCCTATGGGGGAGCCTGGGAGGAGATCGACAGCCGCGCACTGTGCGTGGTTCGCGAAACGCTCGCCTATCATGACGGGCTGGCCGATTTCGCCTTCGCGATGCAGGGTCTCGGGACTGGCGCGATCAGTCTCTCTGGTCCGCAGGAGCTCAAGGTTCGCATCCTGCCGAAGATCGCGTCGGGCGAACTGATTTCGGCTTTCGCGCTGACCGAGCCGGAGGCGGGATCGGATGTCGCGGCGATGTCGACCGCGGCGCGGCGCGATGGCGATGATTATGTGCTGGAGGGCGAAAAGACCTTCATTTCGAATGGCGGTATCGCCGATGTCTACACCGTCTTCGCGCGCACGGGTGAAGGAGAAGGCACGCGGGGCATCTCGGCGTTCGTGGTCTATGCCGACACGCCCGGTTTCGTGATCGCGGAACGGATCGACACCATGGCGCCCCATCCCCTGGCCCGCATTCGCTTCGAAGGCGTGCGTGTGCCCGCCACGCAGATGCTGGGATCGCCCGGCGAGGGCTTCAAGATCGCCATGCGGACACTGGATATCTTCCGTCCTTCGGTGGCGGCCGCGGCGCTTGGCTTTGCGCGGCGCGCGCTGGATGAAGCCGTGGGTCATGCGAGATCGAGGCGGATGTTCGGCGGAACGCTGGCAGATTTGCCGACGGCGCAGAGCATATTGGGCGACATGGCCACGGCGATCGACGCGGCATCGCTGCTGACCATGCGCACCGCATGGCGGCGCGATGTGCAGAAGCTGCCGACGACTCGCGAGGCGGCCATGGCGAAGCTGACAGCCACCGAGAACGCGCAATGGGTGATCGATCAGGCGCTCCAGTTGTTCGGCGGGCGCGGCGTGCGCGTGGGCGAAATCCCGGAACGCCTCTATCGCGAGATTCGCGCATTGCGTATCTATGAGGGCGCCACCGAGGTCCAGAAACTGATCATCGGACGCGAGCTCATGAAGGCTGCGGCAAGGTAG
- a CDS encoding MarR family winged helix-turn-helix transcriptional regulator, whose product MTGEGGNDDFWLDGETKVAESPGDHGEETRLWLRLLTCSTLVETEVRRRLRDEFGFTLPRFDLLAQLERAHDGMVLGEISKRMMVSPGNLTALVERLVESGHVTRSPSTEDRRVQIVALTPYGRDAFRSMAERHGEWIGDFFGDLSTRDRQRLITALGKLKQSVRKALANRG is encoded by the coding sequence TTGACCGGGGAAGGCGGAAACGATGATTTCTGGCTTGATGGCGAGACCAAGGTCGCGGAATCGCCGGGCGATCATGGGGAGGAGACACGATTGTGGCTTCGCCTGCTGACCTGCTCCACCCTGGTCGAGACGGAGGTGCGCCGCCGTTTGCGGGACGAATTCGGCTTTACTCTCCCGCGCTTCGATTTGCTGGCGCAGCTGGAACGCGCGCATGACGGGATGGTGCTGGGGGAGATTTCCAAGCGCATGATGGTTTCACCCGGAAACCTGACGGCTCTTGTGGAGCGGTTGGTCGAAAGCGGTCATGTCACGCGATCGCCTTCGACCGAAGACCGGCGGGTGCAGATCGTCGCGCTGACCCCCTATGGCCGCGACGCGTTCCGGAGCATGGCGGAACGGCACGGAGAATGGATCGGCGATTTCTTTGGCGATCTGTCGACACGCGACAGGCAGCGTTTGATCACGGCCCTCGGCAAGCTGAAACAATCGGTGCGCAAGGCGCTCGCCAATAGAGGATGA
- a CDS encoding acyl-CoA dehydrogenase, whose amino-acid sequence MHEMKAHFDWQDPFGLDAQLSDEERMVRDTAQAFARDRLLPRVQEAFRHEKTDPAIFAEMGELGLLGPTVSAEYGGAGLNYVSYGLIAREIERIDSGYRSMMSVQSSLVIVPIYTFGTEEQKRKYLPGLIAGTKIGCFGLTEPDHGSDPGSMVTRARKVDGGYLLTGSKTWISNSPIADVFIVWAKTEDGKIRGFILEKGWSGLSAPAIHGKVGLRASITGQVVMDDVFVPEENMLPDVTGLKGPFTCLNSARYGIAWGALGAAESCYETARQYVLDRKQFGRPLAANQLIQKKLADILTEISLGLQGCLRLGRLKDEGHPPVELTSILKRNSCGKALEIARVARDMLGGNGISDEFPIARHLVNLEVVNTYEGTHDVHALILGRAITGIPAFAN is encoded by the coding sequence ATGCATGAGATGAAAGCGCATTTCGATTGGCAGGACCCGTTCGGACTCGACGCGCAACTGAGCGATGAAGAGCGCATGGTGCGTGATACCGCCCAGGCCTTTGCGCGGGACAGGCTGTTGCCGCGCGTGCAGGAGGCCTTCCGGCATGAGAAGACGGACCCGGCCATTTTCGCCGAGATGGGCGAGTTGGGGCTGCTTGGTCCCACGGTTTCGGCGGAATATGGCGGCGCGGGGCTGAACTATGTTTCCTATGGCCTGATCGCGCGCGAGATCGAGCGTATCGATTCGGGATACCGTTCGATGATGAGCGTGCAATCGTCGCTGGTGATCGTGCCGATCTACACATTCGGAACCGAAGAGCAGAAGCGGAAATATCTGCCTGGCCTCATCGCCGGGACCAAGATCGGCTGCTTCGGTCTGACTGAACCGGACCATGGATCGGACCCCGGCTCCATGGTGACGCGGGCGCGCAAGGTCGATGGGGGTTACCTGCTGACGGGATCGAAGACCTGGATATCGAATTCGCCGATCGCGGATGTGTTCATCGTCTGGGCGAAGACCGAAGATGGCAAGATTCGGGGCTTCATCCTGGAGAAGGGATGGAGCGGGCTGTCCGCTCCCGCGATCCACGGCAAGGTCGGTTTGCGCGCCTCCATCACCGGCCAGGTGGTCATGGACGACGTTTTTGTGCCGGAAGAAAATATGCTGCCGGACGTAACGGGTCTGAAAGGTCCGTTTACCTGCCTTAACTCCGCGCGCTACGGCATCGCCTGGGGGGCCCTGGGCGCGGCGGAATCCTGTTACGAAACGGCACGGCAATATGTGCTGGATCGCAAGCAGTTTGGCCGCCCGCTTGCCGCCAACCAACTCATCCAGAAGAAACTGGCCGACATACTGACCGAAATTTCGCTCGGTCTCCAAGGCTGCCTGCGCCTCGGCCGGCTGAAGGACGAGGGGCATCCGCCGGTTGAGTTGACCTCGATCCTGAAGCGCAATTCCTGCGGCAAGGCTCTGGAGATTGCCCGCGTCGCTCGTGACATGCTCGGCGGCAACGGGATTTCCGACGAGTTTCCGATCGCGCGTCATCTCGTCAATCTCGAGGTCGTCAATACCTATGAAGGGACGCATGACGTGCATGCCTTGATCCTTGGCCGCGCCATCACCGGCATCCCCGCTTTCGCCAACTGA
- a CDS encoding RidA family protein — MHKTLLPEGWSQPKGYANGVAANKGQTIYVGGQIGWNGQCKFEARDLPGQVRQALENIVAILAEAGAGPEHITTMTWYVLDRKAYSSSLKEIGAAYREVIGRNFPAMAVVEISGLVEDEALVEIQAVAVIPE; from the coding sequence ATGCATAAGACCCTGCTGCCGGAAGGCTGGAGCCAGCCCAAGGGCTATGCCAACGGCGTGGCGGCGAACAAGGGCCAGACCATCTATGTCGGCGGCCAGATCGGCTGGAATGGACAGTGTAAATTCGAGGCGCGGGATTTGCCCGGGCAGGTGCGTCAGGCGCTCGAAAACATCGTCGCCATTCTGGCCGAGGCGGGAGCCGGTCCGGAGCATATCACGACGATGACCTGGTACGTGCTTGACCGGAAAGCCTATTCATCGTCCCTCAAGGAGATTGGTGCGGCATATAGAGAGGTGATCGGCCGCAACTTTCCGGCCATGGCCGTGGTGGAAATTTCCGGTTTGGTCGAGGACGAGGCGCTGGTCGAGATCCAGGCGGTTGCGGTCATTCCCGAGTAA
- a CDS encoding efflux RND transporter permease subunit yields the protein MIARFFIARPVAAALLAVAMMLTGLLAWRLLPTAPLPEVDFPAIAVEASLPGANPRTMAAAVAVPLQRSLGSIAGVRLMEATSGQGTVEIVMIFELGRDINDAARDVQAAINAARGQLPSGMPSEPVYRKLNPSQAPIMALALSSDTLPPERLYDDASAILAQKLSQVPGVGEVSLGGASLPAMRVQLNPHALAAHGIALDEVRQAIANANALTPLGATEREGRSWQIGSNAQLRQVADYEMLVVARRANGLVRLADVATVSESTENRYAMGFHNDRPAVLLTVRRQPGANIVATIDAIREDLPALRALLPAEARLEVVLDRSPGIRATIREAQLALALSVGLVILVVGLFLRRWRAAVIPSLAIPVALVTSFAAMWALGFSLNNLSLTALIVAAGLVVDDAIVILENISRHIEAGLSPRRAALRGTREVGFTLIAMNLSLLVVFVAILFMGGVITLLFREFSLTLAAAMLISLLVSLTLTPALCARLLKPGSGDARPGGFPAKVAAFYERTLDAALRHRRITLGLLVAVTAINVGLYIVIPKGFLPEQDTGQLTAFARGDDGMSFQLMQPKIETYRRYLLADPAVADVVGQAGGDTGINNALMLVRLKPMAERRETVGAVLARLRAGMPKVPGGVLWVNVDQDIQLEPPGQQGQEYELHLLSPKLEGLKDWQRKAAAALEKLPELTDVDGRAGGGNLQIDLDIDRDAATRLGIDMRTVTSVLNNSFSQRQIATIYGDLNQYRVILELEPRYTSDPGVLDLVQVIAKDGRRVPLAAFTSRTQSLADDWVPHRDQFAARRVTFSLAQGVSLEKASAAIDRALAPLMFPTDVQAKLSGELDLAGSNSRNQPLLLLGVVLAVYIVLGILYESLAHPLTILSTLPSAGVGAFLALWLTGFEFSLIALLGLFLLIGMVMKNAILMIDFALARQRKEGLEPLEAIRQAARLRLRPILMTNMAAILGAVPLVLGVGEGAEMRQPLGICIVGGLLVSQILTLYTTPVVYVAIDALQSFVRQWKPFPIQPIEAGS from the coding sequence GTGATCGCGCGCTTCTTCATCGCGCGGCCGGTAGCGGCCGCGCTGCTTGCCGTCGCGATGATGCTGACGGGCTTGCTCGCATGGCGTCTCCTGCCCACCGCGCCCCTGCCGGAGGTCGATTTCCCCGCCATCGCGGTGGAAGCCAGCCTGCCTGGCGCCAATCCGCGCACCATGGCGGCGGCGGTGGCGGTGCCGCTGCAACGCTCGCTCGGCAGCATCGCCGGTGTGCGGCTGATGGAGGCCACCAGCGGGCAGGGCACGGTGGAGATCGTCATGATCTTCGAACTGGGCCGCGACATCAACGACGCCGCGCGCGACGTGCAGGCGGCGATCAACGCGGCGCGCGGCCAGTTGCCGTCGGGCATGCCGTCCGAGCCGGTCTATCGCAAGCTCAACCCCAGCCAGGCGCCCATCATGGCGCTGGCGCTGTCGTCCGACACATTGCCGCCTGAACGGCTTTATGACGACGCCTCCGCCATATTGGCGCAGAAATTGTCGCAGGTGCCGGGCGTGGGCGAGGTTTCGCTGGGCGGAGCCTCTCTGCCCGCGATGCGCGTGCAGCTCAACCCGCATGCGCTGGCCGCGCACGGCATCGCGCTCGACGAAGTGCGGCAGGCGATCGCCAATGCCAATGCGCTGACGCCGCTGGGTGCGACGGAGCGTGAGGGGAGAAGCTGGCAGATCGGCAGCAACGCGCAGCTTAGGCAGGTAGCCGACTATGAAATGCTGGTGGTTGCCCGCCGCGCCAACGGGCTGGTCCGCCTCGCCGACGTGGCGACGGTGAGCGAGTCCACCGAGAACCGTTATGCGATGGGCTTTCACAATGACCGCCCGGCGGTGCTGCTCACCGTGCGCCGCCAGCCCGGAGCCAATATCGTCGCGACCATCGACGCGATCCGGGAAGATTTGCCCGCGCTGCGCGCCCTGCTTCCCGCCGAGGCGCGGCTGGAAGTCGTGCTTGACCGCTCGCCCGGCATCCGCGCGACGATCCGGGAGGCGCAGCTTGCGCTCGCGCTTTCGGTGGGGCTGGTCATCCTCGTCGTCGGTCTGTTCCTGCGGCGCTGGCGCGCGGCGGTGATCCCCAGCCTTGCCATCCCCGTCGCCCTTGTCACCAGCTTCGCGGCAATGTGGGCGCTGGGGTTCAGCCTCAACAACCTCTCCCTCACCGCGCTGATCGTGGCCGCCGGGCTGGTGGTCGACGACGCCATCGTCATCCTCGAAAACATCTCCCGCCATATCGAGGCCGGCCTCTCTCCCCGTCGCGCCGCGCTGCGCGGCACACGGGAAGTGGGCTTCACGCTCATCGCCATGAACCTGTCGCTGCTGGTCGTCTTCGTCGCGATCCTGTTCATGGGCGGAGTCATCACGCTCCTGTTCCGCGAATTTTCGCTGACGCTGGCGGCGGCGATGCTGATCTCGCTCCTCGTGTCCCTCACCCTGACGCCCGCGCTCTGCGCGCGGCTGTTGAAGCCGGGAAGCGGGGATGCGCGTCCGGGCGGCTTCCCCGCGAAGGTCGCCGCCTTCTACGAGCGCACGCTGGACGCAGCGCTGCGGCACCGCCGGATCACATTGGGCCTGCTGGTAGCGGTGACGGCGATCAATGTCGGCCTCTATATCGTCATTCCCAAGGGTTTTCTGCCGGAACAGGATACCGGCCAGCTCACGGCCTTCGCGCGCGGGGACGACGGCATGTCGTTTCAGCTCATGCAGCCCAAGATCGAGACCTATCGCCGCTATCTGCTGGCCGATCCGGCGGTCGCCGATGTCGTTGGCCAGGCGGGCGGCGATACCGGCATCAACAACGCCCTCATGCTGGTCCGGCTGAAGCCGATGGCGGAAAGACGCGAGACCGTCGGCGCCGTGCTCGCGCGTCTGCGCGCGGGCATGCCCAAGGTGCCGGGCGGCGTGCTGTGGGTGAACGTCGATCAGGATATCCAGCTTGAGCCGCCGGGCCAGCAGGGCCAGGAATATGAACTGCATCTGCTGTCGCCGAAGCTGGAAGGCCTGAAGGACTGGCAGCGCAAGGCTGCGGCCGCCCTGGAGAAGCTGCCGGAGCTGACCGATGTCGATGGTCGCGCCGGCGGCGGCAACCTTCAGATCGACCTCGATATCGATCGCGATGCGGCGACGCGGCTGGGCATCGACATGCGGACGGTCACCAGCGTTCTGAACAACAGTTTCAGCCAAAGGCAGATCGCGACGATCTATGGCGACCTCAACCAGTATCGGGTGATCCTGGAACTGGAGCCGCGCTATACGTCCGATCCCGGCGTGCTCGATCTGGTGCAGGTGATCGCCAAGGATGGACGCAGGGTGCCGCTGGCCGCCTTCACCTCCCGGACGCAGAGCCTAGCGGATGATTGGGTTCCCCATCGCGACCAGTTCGCCGCGCGGCGCGTCACCTTTTCGCTGGCGCAGGGCGTATCGCTGGAAAAGGCGAGCGCCGCGATCGACCGGGCCTTGGCGCCGCTGATGTTTCCCACCGACGTGCAGGCGAAGCTGTCCGGGGAACTGGATCTCGCCGGAAGCAACAGCCGCAACCAGCCGCTGCTGCTGCTCGGCGTGGTGCTGGCCGTCTATATCGTGCTCGGCATCCTCTATGAAAGCCTGGCGCATCCGCTGACGATCCTTTCCACCCTGCCATCGGCCGGAGTGGGGGCCTTTCTGGCCCTGTGGCTGACGGGGTTCGAGTTTTCGCTGATCGCGCTGCTCGGCCTGTTCCTGTTGATCGGCATGGTGATGAAGAATGCGATCCTGATGATCGACTTCGCCCTGGCCCGGCAACGCAAGGAGGGGCTGGAACCGTTGGAGGCGATCCGCCAGGCAGCCCGGCTGCGCCTGCGGCCGATCCTGATGACCAACATGGCGGCGATCCTCGGCGCGGTGCCGCTGGTGCTGGGCGTGGGAGAGGGCGCGGAGATGCGCCAACCGCTCGGCATTTGCATTGTAGGCGGTTTGCTCGTGAGCCAGATCCTGACGCTCTATACCACGCCTGTCGTCTATGTCGCCATCGACGCGCTGCAATCGTTTGTCAGGCAGTGGAAGCCATTCCCCATCCAGCCGATCGAGGCCGGTTCGTAA
- a CDS encoding SDR family NAD(P)-dependent oxidoreductase has protein sequence MTRGRHALVVGAGSGIGRTVAKRLANEGHVVSLAGRRAAPLETVASEIASEGGEAFVLADFDVADDGSALGDGIDRAVAHFGEIAVLINSAGEAPSAPFEKTSLEVWNHVIGLNLTGTFLTIQAALPSLLRAGNGRIVNIASTAGLIGYPYVAAYCASKHGVVGLTRALALELARTDVTVNAVCPGFTDTPLLENAVETITGKTGRTTDEARASLARSNPQGRLVSAEEVADTVLWLVGTQATAITGQAIAVAGGEVMVG, from the coding sequence ATGACACGGGGACGGCACGCGCTTGTCGTGGGGGCGGGGAGCGGCATCGGCCGAACAGTCGCCAAGCGGCTGGCGAACGAAGGGCATGTCGTTTCGCTTGCCGGTCGTCGCGCGGCTCCGTTGGAGACGGTGGCGTCGGAGATCGCGTCGGAAGGCGGCGAGGCGTTTGTCCTTGCCGACTTCGATGTAGCCGATGACGGGTCCGCGCTGGGCGATGGTATCGACCGCGCCGTCGCGCATTTTGGCGAGATCGCCGTGCTGATCAATTCTGCCGGAGAGGCTCCATCAGCGCCGTTCGAGAAGACAAGCCTGGAGGTGTGGAACCATGTGATCGGTCTCAACCTCACCGGGACCTTCCTGACGATCCAGGCGGCTTTGCCTTCGCTTCTGCGAGCCGGTAATGGCCGCATCGTCAACATTGCCAGCACGGCAGGCCTGATCGGTTATCCATATGTGGCGGCTTACTGCGCTTCCAAGCACGGCGTGGTCGGGCTGACAAGGGCGCTGGCGTTGGAACTCGCGCGGACGGATGTTACGGTGAACGCCGTTTGCCCGGGGTTCACGGACACGCCACTGCTGGAAAATGCGGTCGAGACCATCACCGGCAAGACCGGACGGACGACCGATGAGGCGCGCGCCAGCCTCGCCCGCAGCAATCCTCAGGGTCGACTGGTATCAGCGGAAGAAGTGGCGGACACGGTGCTCTGGCTTGTGGGCACGCAGGCGACAGCCATCACGGGACAGGCGATCGCGGTGGCCGGCGGCGAGGTCATGGTCGGCTGA
- a CDS encoding enoyl-CoA hydratase family protein translates to MSNAMQDKKRPFKGYQATHFRFETDEDGRVATITLDRPQKKNPLTFESYEELGDLFRALHKASDVRAVVITGAEDNFSSGGDVFDIIEPLTNMKMPDLLAFTRMTGDLVRQIRACPQPIIAAVDGICAGAGAILAMAADYRLATPEAKTAFLFTRVGLAGADMGACGILPRIIGQGRAAELLFTGRVLTATEGHAWGFYNALHERAALLGEAQDFARSLADGPWFAHSMTKKMLDQEWSMGIEEIIESEAQAQAICMVTGDFRRAFDAFAAKSRPVFEGN, encoded by the coding sequence ATGAGCAACGCGATGCAGGACAAGAAGCGCCCGTTCAAGGGATATCAGGCAACGCATTTTCGGTTCGAGACCGACGAGGATGGTCGTGTCGCCACCATCACGCTCGATCGGCCGCAGAAGAAAAACCCGCTCACTTTCGAGAGCTATGAGGAACTGGGCGATCTGTTCCGGGCGCTCCACAAGGCGAGCGACGTGCGGGCCGTTGTGATAACCGGCGCGGAAGATAATTTCTCGTCGGGCGGTGACGTCTTCGACATCATCGAGCCGCTGACCAACATGAAGATGCCGGACCTTCTGGCCTTCACGCGAATGACCGGCGATCTGGTGCGACAGATTCGCGCCTGCCCGCAGCCGATCATTGCCGCGGTCGACGGTATTTGCGCCGGTGCCGGCGCCATTCTGGCGATGGCCGCCGACTATCGTCTGGCAACACCAGAGGCGAAGACGGCGTTCCTGTTCACGCGGGTCGGGCTCGCAGGAGCGGATATGGGGGCTTGCGGCATCCTCCCGCGCATCATCGGGCAGGGCCGCGCCGCCGAACTGCTCTTCACGGGCCGGGTGTTGACGGCGACGGAAGGCCATGCGTGGGGGTTCTACAATGCGCTGCATGAGCGCGCGGCGCTGCTAGGCGAAGCACAGGATTTCGCGCGCAGCCTCGCCGACGGACCTTGGTTCGCCCATTCGATGACGAAGAAGATGCTGGATCAGGAATGGTCGATGGGCATCGAGGAAATCATAGAGTCGGAGGCTCAGGCGCAGGCGATCTGCATGGTGACGGGTGATTTCCGTCGCGCCTTCGACGCGTTCGCCGCCAAGTCCAGACCCGTGTTCGAGGGAAATTGA